Proteins from a genomic interval of Polaribacter sejongensis:
- a CDS encoding FG-GAP repeat domain-containing protein: protein MKYILFALFTSCMLSGYSQKSKFYNSNRTILGIHKERTASMGIGDIDGDGDLDVVIANGRHWPGQNKIFINNGRGIFTVSKNLGTEQETSYSTELADFNGDGYLDIAVGNDMAPNYIFINDGKGNFTKGASFGAKYNPTRNIVVADLDNDGDMDILITNRGSENEICLNNGKGVFTEVIGFGNKKDSTIDVEVADMNGDGYLDLILANRDDQPNYVYLNDGKLNFNEKIPYGTGNDVTRSVAVIDIDKDGYKDIITANIGEPNVIYFGSKKGTYERKIVFDTSSDKSYSLSIGDLNGDGETDIIIGNTGSPNNVFINSNNGTSWTKIQLNDEKFSTYDILSFDLNGDKKLDIIESNSGELNQFYFNKFTPKFP from the coding sequence ATGAAGTACATATTATTTGCACTTTTTACAAGTTGCATGCTTTCTGGTTACTCTCAAAAATCAAAATTTTATAATAGTAATAGAACTATTCTGGGCATCCATAAAGAACGAACAGCTTCTATGGGAATTGGTGATATTGATGGTGATGGTGATTTAGATGTTGTTATTGCTAATGGTAGGCATTGGCCAGGACAAAATAAAATATTTATAAATAATGGTCGCGGAATTTTTACAGTTTCTAAAAATTTAGGAACAGAACAAGAAACAAGTTACTCTACAGAGCTTGCAGATTTTAATGGCGATGGATATTTAGATATTGCTGTTGGTAATGATATGGCACCTAATTACATTTTTATAAACGATGGTAAAGGAAATTTTACCAAAGGCGCTAGTTTTGGCGCAAAATATAATCCTACAAGAAATATTGTTGTTGCAGATTTAGATAACGATGGCGATATGGATATTTTAATAACCAATAGAGGAAGTGAAAACGAGATTTGTTTAAATAACGGAAAAGGTGTTTTTACAGAGGTTATTGGGTTTGGAAACAAAAAAGATTCTACCATAGATGTTGAGGTTGCGGATATGAATGGTGATGGCTATTTAGATTTAATTTTAGCAAATAGAGATGACCAACCAAATTATGTTTATTTAAACGACGGGAAATTAAACTTCAATGAAAAAATCCCTTACGGAACTGGTAATGATGTTACAAGATCTGTAGCAGTTATAGATATTGATAAAGATGGTTATAAAGACATTATTACTGCAAATATAGGCGAGCCTAATGTTATTTATTTTGGAAGTAAAAAAGGAACATATGAACGTAAAATTGTTTTTGATACAAGTTCAGATAAATCATATTCTTTATCTATTGGCGATTTAAATGGTGATGGAGAAACAGACATTATTATAGGAAATACTGGGTCACCAAATAATGTTTTTATCAATTCTAATAACGGCACAAGTTGGACTAAAATTCAGTTAAATGACGAGAAATTTAGTACATATGATATTTTATCATTTGATTTAAATGGTGATAAAAAACTAGATATTATAGAAAGTAATTCAGGCGAATTAAATCAATTTTACTTTAATAAATTCACTCCAAAATTTCCTTGA
- a CDS encoding amidohydrolase family protein: MIYKNKSKHKMKQAGYLLKLGVLLLVTGCSTSTPSKWENINEEGAFLVYRRQSLIGKETYSITSTKDSIIVKSLQGENERGRITGVEAELHLDINLNPSSYRNRRITKNDTIVNLEVKKTADGISVWEKNRDFVKKENIDFFPVHSNIPAGVEMMLYQYYFKQGGTGSIPTIPRGEITMNFIQKDTVQIKGEKVPLKRYVVEGINWGGRTIWVDEANNLVALVKANTQIREYIKEGYEEAKPFFVQGNVEEEMAALSKFTKDLKGTQAKIKAFVGGNIVDGLSNTAKEDMTLIITDGTISKIGKRSEVEIPEGAEVIDVKGKTLIPGLWDMHAHSNQVDWAPAYLAGGVTTIRDNGNELEFATSFRDAIAKEGAIGPDILLAGMTDGAGIQGNGVVRARTVEEAKKVADLYFSNGYKQIKIYSSVSSELTKVLAEEGHKRGMSITGHVPKEIGNARGAIDAGMDMLSHRSRILTVLFPGKTIKELGSYYINKNDISQKQIDEAIAYLLKHKTVLDPTIALDVARAMTKGSVLETIEPFSDRIAYELFEGKRFRTGLSAKIAETAKADYIKAMGILGQFYKAGVPIVAGTDNIVPVFGLYLELETYQKYGGMTPLEAIKTATIIPATAMGLGDKTGTLEIGKEGDIAILDKNPLEDISNIRTVSAVVTNGNYYKSNPLWKAADFKPAE, encoded by the coding sequence ATGATATATAAAAATAAATCAAAGCATAAAATGAAACAAGCAGGTTACTTATTAAAATTAGGTGTGCTGCTTCTAGTTACAGGATGTTCTACAAGTACTCCATCAAAATGGGAAAACATAAACGAAGAAGGTGCTTTCTTGGTATATAGAAGACAATCTTTAATTGGTAAAGAAACCTATTCTATTACATCAACTAAAGATTCAATTATTGTAAAATCACTTCAAGGAGAAAACGAAAGAGGTAGAATTACAGGAGTAGAAGCAGAGTTACATTTAGATATAAATTTAAATCCTTCTTCTTACAGAAATAGACGTATTACAAAAAATGATACAATTGTTAATTTAGAAGTTAAAAAAACTGCTGATGGAATTTCTGTTTGGGAAAAAAATAGAGATTTTGTAAAAAAGGAAAATATAGATTTTTTTCCGGTTCATAGTAATATTCCTGCAGGTGTAGAAATGATGTTATATCAATATTATTTTAAACAAGGTGGTACAGGAAGTATTCCTACTATACCAAGAGGAGAAATTACCATGAATTTTATTCAAAAAGATACCGTACAAATTAAAGGTGAAAAAGTACCTTTAAAAAGATATGTTGTAGAAGGTATCAATTGGGGAGGAAGAACTATTTGGGTAGATGAAGCAAATAATTTAGTGGCACTTGTTAAGGCAAATACACAAATTAGAGAATATATTAAAGAAGGTTACGAAGAAGCAAAACCATTTTTTGTACAAGGAAATGTAGAGGAAGAAATGGCTGCGTTATCAAAATTCACTAAAGATTTAAAAGGTACTCAAGCAAAAATAAAAGCATTTGTTGGAGGAAATATTGTAGATGGACTTAGCAACACTGCTAAAGAGGATATGACTTTAATTATTACAGACGGAACGATTTCTAAAATAGGAAAACGTTCTGAAGTAGAAATTCCTGAAGGAGCAGAAGTTATTGATGTAAAAGGAAAAACATTAATTCCTGGTTTGTGGGATATGCATGCGCATTCTAATCAAGTAGATTGGGCACCAGCATATTTAGCAGGTGGTGTTACTACAATTCGTGATAACGGAAATGAGCTAGAATTTGCAACCTCATTTAGAGATGCCATTGCAAAAGAAGGCGCAATCGGACCAGATATTTTATTAGCAGGTATGACAGACGGAGCCGGAATACAAGGTAACGGAGTTGTAAGAGCAAGAACTGTTGAAGAGGCTAAAAAAGTAGCAGATTTATATTTTTCTAACGGATACAAACAAATAAAAATTTACTCTTCAGTAAGTTCAGAATTAACAAAAGTATTGGCAGAAGAAGGACATAAAAGAGGCATGTCTATTACAGGTCATGTGCCAAAAGAAATTGGTAATGCACGTGGTGCTATTGATGCAGGAATGGATATGTTAAGTCATAGGTCTAGAATTTTAACGGTATTATTTCCTGGTAAAACAATTAAGGAATTAGGTAGTTATTATATCAATAAAAATGATATTTCGCAGAAACAAATAGACGAAGCTATTGCTTATCTATTAAAGCATAAAACAGTTTTAGATCCAACAATTGCTCTAGATGTAGCAAGAGCAATGACTAAAGGATCTGTTTTAGAAACCATAGAACCATTTTCTGATAGAATAGCGTATGAATTATTTGAAGGAAAAAGATTTAGAACAGGTTTATCTGCAAAAATAGCAGAAACGGCAAAAGCAGATTATATAAAAGCAATGGGAATTCTTGGTCAATTTTATAAGGCAGGAGTGCCAATTGTTGCAGGAACAGATAATATTGTACCTGTTTTTGGTTTGTATTTAGAGTTAGAAACATATCAGAAATACGGAGGAATGACACCGTTAGAAGCTATAAAAACAGCTACAATTATACCAGCAACAGCAATGGGATTAGGAGATAAAACAGGAACTTTAGAAATAGGAAAAGAAGGAGATATTGCAATTCTAGATAAAAATCCTTTAGAAGATATTTCTAATATTAGAACAGTTTCTGCAGTTGTTACTAACGGAAATTATTACAAAAGTAATCCGTTATGGAAAGCAGCAGATTTTAAACCAGCGGAATAG
- a CDS encoding RidA family protein, whose product MSKIIKLLFVALLMIGCAKQESKEMPDKDYNPEAKLKELNIVLPSPPQPIANYVNGVRTGNLIFLAGKGPKRVDGTEITGKLGQDISIDEGYAAARLTAINQLAVLKHMLGNLNKVKRIVKVLGFVNSDPNFLDQPKVVNGFSDLMVDVFGEKGKHARAAVGMASLPRAQAVEIEFIVEVYD is encoded by the coding sequence ATGAGTAAAATTATAAAGTTACTTTTTGTTGCTCTTTTAATGATTGGTTGTGCTAAGCAAGAGTCAAAAGAAATGCCAGATAAAGATTACAATCCAGAGGCAAAATTAAAAGAATTAAATATTGTATTGCCAAGTCCGCCGCAACCCATTGCAAATTATGTAAACGGAGTAAGAACAGGAAATCTTATTTTCTTGGCAGGAAAAGGTCCAAAACGTGTAGATGGAACAGAAATAACAGGAAAATTAGGACAAGATATTTCTATTGATGAAGGGTATGCAGCTGCAAGGTTAACAGCAATAAATCAACTAGCCGTTTTAAAACATATGCTAGGCAATTTAAATAAAGTAAAACGTATTGTAAAGGTTTTAGGTTTTGTAAACTCAGACCCTAATTTTTTAGATCAACCAAAAGTAGTTAACGGTTTTTCTGATTTAATGGTTGATGTTTTTGGAGAAAAAGGAAAACACGCAAGAGCTGCAGTTGGTATGGCTTCACTACCTAGAGCACAAGCGGTAGAAATTGAGTTTATTGTAGAGGTTTACGATTAA
- a CDS encoding MBL fold metallo-hydrolase: MKIYNRKIKIDSIVKSFFLLIFVLSFTQNSKAQELKLKYFGGAGWEMIEGDLNILVDPYISRLKLGDSPSNSKEDTRKNYYPSDIYVSDTATINKVLTNKVDYILVHHSHLDHLADVPYIAKKTGAIVIATETSCKILKAYGIPEKQLLRVRGGEDYQFDEFSVRVIPSIHSALDDKHYYDSRMHNEEVKLPLKLEDFIEGKSLMFLIRFKNHKVLTAGSMNFLEREVAGLKPDIILPGVNFSRLEIYKYTERLMQLTNFPEIVIPTHWDNFRVPYGFTQESAIDKKIKPFLKEVKLASPKSKVIVPVHLETIIIK; encoded by the coding sequence ATGAAAATATATAATAGAAAAATTAAAATAGATTCAATAGTAAAGTCTTTCTTCTTATTGATATTCGTTTTAAGTTTTACTCAAAATAGTAAAGCCCAAGAATTAAAATTAAAATATTTTGGAGGTGCAGGTTGGGAAATGATAGAGGGAGATTTAAATATTTTAGTCGATCCATATATTTCTAGATTAAAGTTAGGAGATAGTCCATCAAACAGTAAAGAAGATACTCGAAAAAATTATTATCCGTCAGATATTTATGTTTCCGATACGGCAACAATCAATAAAGTATTAACAAATAAAGTAGATTATATTTTAGTGCATCATTCGCATTTAGATCATTTGGCAGACGTTCCTTATATCGCAAAAAAAACAGGAGCAATAGTAATTGCAACAGAAACAAGTTGTAAGATTTTAAAAGCGTATGGTATTCCAGAAAAGCAATTACTTAGAGTAAGAGGAGGAGAAGATTATCAGTTTGATGAATTTTCTGTAAGAGTAATTCCGTCTATTCATTCTGCTTTAGATGATAAGCATTATTATGATTCTAGAATGCATAATGAAGAGGTGAAATTACCTTTAAAATTAGAAGATTTTATTGAAGGTAAATCGTTAATGTTTTTAATTCGTTTTAAAAATCATAAAGTGTTAACGGCAGGTTCTATGAACTTTTTAGAAAGAGAAGTAGCAGGTTTAAAACCAGATATTATTTTACCAGGAGTTAATTTTTCTAGATTAGAAATTTATAAATATACAGAACGTTTAATGCAGTTAACAAACTTTCCTGAAATAGTCATTCCAACACATTGGGATAATTTTAGAGTTCCTTACGGATTTACTCAAGAGAGTGCAATTGATAAAAAAATTAAACCATTTTTAAAAGAAGTAAAATTAGCATCGCCAAAATCTAAAGTGATTGTTCCTGTACATTTAGAAACAATAATTATAAAATAA